One Terrirubrum flagellatum genomic window carries:
- a CDS encoding DUF4387 domain-containing protein, whose amino-acid sequence MMTTTVPLSSLAKTIRSKNAGVDHITFDVIFPDRASYEHVRRSGALSREAVCRILGINAERLTDHVEFDPAFAIKFTIARTAPSGSLGDGDLFGSQHYAPLLGVEVSGPESDNGRN is encoded by the coding sequence ATGATGACCACGACCGTGCCTCTCTCTTCTCTCGCCAAGACGATCCGCAGCAAGAACGCCGGCGTCGATCACATCACATTCGACGTGATCTTCCCCGATCGCGCCAGCTACGAACATGTCAGGCGCAGCGGCGCGCTCTCGCGCGAGGCGGTCTGCCGCATCCTTGGAATCAATGCGGAGCGGCTGACCGACCATGTCGAATTCGACCCCGCTTTCGCGATCAAATTCACGATCGCGCGCACAGCCCCCAGCGGCAGCCTGGGCGACGGCGATCTGTTCGGCAGCCAGCACTATGCGCCGCTGCTCGGCGTCGAGGTGTCTGGACCTGAAAGTGATAACGGACGTAATTGA